From the genome of Acidobacteriota bacterium:
CGATGTCGATGTCCTTCGGTGCGAGGAAAACCGATCTGAGCTGCTCCGGAACCACGACATTCTGATTCGCGGTAACCGGATCGAGTCGGTGGCACCGACCGGGCAATCGGACAAGATGGAAGTTGACGAGGCCATCGAAGGATTCGGTCTCCTCGCCATCCCCGGCCTGATCAACACCCACGCTCACGTGCCGATGTGTTTGTTTCGTGGTCTGGCCGAAGACGTGGACATCGCCACCTGGTTCAACGAGTACATCTGGCCTCTCGAGTCGAATTTGACCGCAGATGACGTCTTCTGGGGCATGCAGCTCGGTCTAGCCGAGATGGTCCAAGCGGGTGTCACCACCGTGGCAGATCACTACTTCCACATGGATCGTGCGGTAGAGGCGGTGGATCGGGCCGGAACCAGAGCCGCTCTCGGATGGGCAGTCTTCGCCAGCCAGGGGAGAGAGGGTGTGGAGCGAACCGCGTCGTTCGCCGAGGAGTACGGTGGTGCCGCCTCGGGTCGGGTGACGACCTGGCTCGCCCCACACGCACCCTACACCTGCGACGACAAGTTCCTGGCGGCGACTGCACGCGAGGCCGAGAGACTCGGCCTGGGCATCCACATCCACGCGGCCGAAACAGTCGAACAGACCAGGGCGAGCCTCGATGCGCATGGGAAAACGCCGATCCGGGTGTTGGCCGACTGCGGAGTTCTCGACCGGCCGACGATACTTG
Proteins encoded in this window:
- a CDS encoding amidohydrolase, whose translation is MADLLVRDVDVLRCEENRSELLRNHDILIRGNRIESVAPTGQSDKMEVDEAIEGFGLLAIPGLINTHAHVPMCLFRGLAEDVDIATWFNEYIWPLESNLTADDVFWGMQLGLAEMVQAGVTTVADHYFHMDRAVEAVDRAGTRAALGWAVFASQGREGVERTASFAEEYGGAASGRVTTWLAPHAPYTCDDKFLAATAREAERLGLGIHIHAAETVEQTRASLDAHGKTPIRVLADCGVLDRPTILAHCCGATPEDIELMVEKRCGVAHAPKNYLKLAMGAAPVLEFREAGIPVGLATDGPVSNNTLDILESLRLTAMVQKHASGDPRSLTVDEALTIASRESARVCGLPDEIGHLAAGFLADIALVDLSGAHNQPPHDPAANLVYSVRASDVRTVICDGKVLMRDRELLTLDLAEISARVGESMARLSRRVPESRIQLYNP